A window of Ruminococcus champanellensis 18P13 = JCM 17042 contains these coding sequences:
- a CDS encoding LytR/AlgR family response regulator transcription factor, which yields MNIALVDDDAEALRLLSSLFEAQLTQMFDAIHRIDTYPSGEAFLHAWTAGAYDLIVLDIYMERRNGIAVAEQIRQTDQSVQIAFCTSSNEFAAETYAVNARDYLQKPITAEKVTRLLHKLDAAQIEQSRSVLLPDGAALRCRSVIYAEYSNHRMRFHMKTGKHHTVYASFAEIQKLLMPFGYFFSPMKGVLLNFYEVARLSGDSFLMKDGTTLPIARRICKDAQAQYSEFQFRTLSREVDL from the coding sequence GTGAATATAGCTTTGGTGGACGATGATGCAGAAGCCCTGCGGCTGCTTTCCAGCCTATTTGAGGCGCAGTTGACCCAGATGTTTGACGCCATCCACCGGATCGACACCTATCCAAGCGGCGAAGCATTTCTCCATGCATGGACTGCCGGAGCCTATGATCTGATCGTACTGGATATCTATATGGAACGGCGTAACGGCATCGCTGTGGCAGAGCAGATCCGGCAAACTGACCAGTCTGTCCAGATTGCATTCTGCACCTCCTCCAACGAATTCGCTGCAGAAACCTATGCAGTCAATGCCAGGGACTACCTGCAAAAGCCCATTACCGCAGAAAAGGTGACACGGCTGCTGCACAAGCTGGACGCCGCTCAGATCGAGCAGTCCCGTTCCGTGCTTCTGCCGGACGGAGCTGCCCTGCGCTGCCGCAGCGTAATCTACGCTGAATACAGCAATCACCGGATGCGCTTTCATATGAAAACCGGAAAGCACCACACGGTGTATGCTTCCTTTGCGGAGATCCAGAAGCTGCTGATGCCATTCGGGTACTTCTTTTCACCGATGAAAGGCGTGCTCTTGAATTTTTACGAAGTAGCACGCTTATCCGGGGACAGCTTTCTGATGAAGGATGGAACCACTCTGCCCATCGCCCGACGGATCTGC